In Coturnix japonica isolate 7356 chromosome 9, Coturnix japonica 2.1, whole genome shotgun sequence, a single window of DNA contains:
- the SGPP2 gene encoding sphingosine-1-phosphate phosphatase 2 isoform X2: MGSGIAWSVTEAEREGSSVRERPTECGAAEARRFSAALGEEIFYITFLPFIYWNIDHSVSRRMIIVWSIVMYIGQVSKDILKWPRPLSPPVVKLEMRTDAEYGMPSTHAMAATAISFSFFITTMNQYKYPFELGLMAAFVFSTLVCLSRLYTGMHTVLDVIGGALISAVLLVLLYPVWDSIDHVLLTSPFCPLLSIAVPLLLCYNYPKLDYYSPTRGDTTTILGAGAGATVGFWLNNQYVAPAYVGSNMGFPLITGTTVILMLARFFVGLLIILMTRQLMKNVVLRVLCYCYTFPIADLNARRRLEVEVPYKFVTYSSVGFTATVIVPLLHELLGLI, encoded by the exons ATGGGGTCCGGCATCGCGTGGTCTGTAACGGAGGCGGAGCGGGAGGGCAGCTCCGTCCGGGAGCGCCCAACGGAGTGCGGGGCGGCCGAGGCCCGCAG gttttcagctgctttgggCGAAGAGATCTTCTACATCACCTTCCTCCCATTTATCTACTGGAACATTGATCACTCCGTGTCTAGAAGGATGATAATCGTTTGGTCT ATTGTGATGTACATAGGGCAGGTCTCCAAGGACATCCTCAAGTGGCCGCGGCCCCTCTCGCCACCTGTTGTGAAGCTGGAGATGAGGACGGATGCAGAGTACGGGATGCCTTCCACCCACGCCATGGCAGCTACTGccatctccttctcctttttcatcaCAACCATGAACCAGTACAAG TACCCGTTTGAGCTCGGCCTGATGGCAGCGTTCGTGTTCTCCACGCTGGTGTGTCTCAGCAGGCTGTACACGGGGATGCACACGGTGCTG GATGTGATCGGTGGGGCACTgatctcagcagtgctgctggtgctcctGTACCCTGTGTGGGACAGCATCGACCACGTGCTGCTGACCAGCCCCTTCTGCCCACTGCTGTCCATCGCTGTGCCCCTCCTGCTGTGCTACAACTACCCCAAGCTGGACTACTACAGCCCCACCCGTGGGGACACCACCACCATCCTcggggctggagctggagcaaCTGTGGGCTTTTGGTTGAACAACCAGTACGTGGCACCTGCCTATGTGGGCAGCAACATGGGATTTCCTCTCATCACCGGTACCACGGTGATACTCATGCTGGCCAGGTTCTTTGTAGGGCTCCTCATTATCCTAATGACACGACAGCTGATGAAGAATGTGGTCCTGCGTGTGCTGTGCTACTGCTATACATTCCCCATTGCTGACCTGAATGCCCGGAGGAGGCTGGAAGTAGAAGTGCCGTATAAATTTGTGACGTACTCATCAGTGGGCTTCACTGCTACCGTCATTGTGCCACTGCTGCATGAGCTGTTGGGGCTGATTTGA
- the SGPP2 gene encoding sphingosine-1-phosphate phosphatase 2 isoform X1, translating into MARLLGTLRGSQPVARFQRCCGLFPAGEEGGGDHPADGVRHRVVCNGGGAGGQLRPGAPNGVRGGRGPQGCVQKYVVKNYFYYYLFRFSAALGEEIFYITFLPFIYWNIDHSVSRRMIIVWSIVMYIGQVSKDILKWPRPLSPPVVKLEMRTDAEYGMPSTHAMAATAISFSFFITTMNQYKYPFELGLMAAFVFSTLVCLSRLYTGMHTVLDVIGGALISAVLLVLLYPVWDSIDHVLLTSPFCPLLSIAVPLLLCYNYPKLDYYSPTRGDTTTILGAGAGATVGFWLNNQYVAPAYVGSNMGFPLITGTTVILMLARFFVGLLIILMTRQLMKNVVLRVLCYCYTFPIADLNARRRLEVEVPYKFVTYSSVGFTATVIVPLLHELLGLI; encoded by the exons ATGGCCCGCTTGCTGGGCACCCTGCGCGGCTCGCAGCCCGTGGCGCGTTTCCAGCGCTGCTGCGGGCTGTTCCCCGCCGGAGAGGAGGGAGGCGGCGACCACCCCGCCGATGGGGTCCGGCATCGCGTGGTCTGTAACGGAGGCGGAGCGGGAGGGCAGCTCCGTCCGGGAGCGCCCAACGGAGTGCGGGGCGGCCGAGGCCCGCAG GGCTGTGTACAGAAGTATGTTGTGAAGAACTACTTCTACTATTACTTATTCAggttttcagctgctttgggCGAAGAGATCTTCTACATCACCTTCCTCCCATTTATCTACTGGAACATTGATCACTCCGTGTCTAGAAGGATGATAATCGTTTGGTCT ATTGTGATGTACATAGGGCAGGTCTCCAAGGACATCCTCAAGTGGCCGCGGCCCCTCTCGCCACCTGTTGTGAAGCTGGAGATGAGGACGGATGCAGAGTACGGGATGCCTTCCACCCACGCCATGGCAGCTACTGccatctccttctcctttttcatcaCAACCATGAACCAGTACAAG TACCCGTTTGAGCTCGGCCTGATGGCAGCGTTCGTGTTCTCCACGCTGGTGTGTCTCAGCAGGCTGTACACGGGGATGCACACGGTGCTG GATGTGATCGGTGGGGCACTgatctcagcagtgctgctggtgctcctGTACCCTGTGTGGGACAGCATCGACCACGTGCTGCTGACCAGCCCCTTCTGCCCACTGCTGTCCATCGCTGTGCCCCTCCTGCTGTGCTACAACTACCCCAAGCTGGACTACTACAGCCCCACCCGTGGGGACACCACCACCATCCTcggggctggagctggagcaaCTGTGGGCTTTTGGTTGAACAACCAGTACGTGGCACCTGCCTATGTGGGCAGCAACATGGGATTTCCTCTCATCACCGGTACCACGGTGATACTCATGCTGGCCAGGTTCTTTGTAGGGCTCCTCATTATCCTAATGACACGACAGCTGATGAAGAATGTGGTCCTGCGTGTGCTGTGCTACTGCTATACATTCCCCATTGCTGACCTGAATGCCCGGAGGAGGCTGGAAGTAGAAGTGCCGTATAAATTTGTGACGTACTCATCAGTGGGCTTCACTGCTACCGTCATTGTGCCACTGCTGCATGAGCTGTTGGGGCTGATTTGA